A window of Numenius arquata chromosome 6, bNumArq3.hap1.1, whole genome shotgun sequence contains these coding sequences:
- the LRRC10B gene encoding leucine-rich repeat-containing protein 10B has translation MGSGGSAGPRLAAAEGPDGEEQRLEVRGGRVPAALWAQRGLRKLYLSGAGLREVPAELGALRHLRTLALDGNELMEVPEALCRLPRLAYLYLGRNGLQALPPAFARLQSLRCLWLEGNFLARFPRALLGLPDLRSLQLGDNRLARLPAGLPRMAGLRGLWLYGNRLEEFPPVLLRMAHLRVLDLDRNRIARFPDLTCLAALRLLSYDHNPVRQPPSVGDEVRLVGEGAQEFMEARQERLQSLQQQQEEEEEEEEGTEAPPAAPEDGSPLLEDGEGGLAALPGSPGET, from the coding sequence ATGGGGAgcggcggctcggcggggccgcGGCTGGCGGCGGCCGAGGGCCCGGACGGTGAAGAGCAACGGCTGGAGGTACGGGGCGGACGAGTGCCGGCCGCCCTGTGGGCCCAACGGGGGTTACGAAAGCTTTACCTGAGCGGCGCGGGGCTGCGGGAGGTGCCGGCCGAGCTGGGGGCCTTGCGACACCTCCGCACTTTAGCCCTGGACGGTAACGAGCTGATGGAGGTGCCCGAGGCCTTGTGCCGCCTGCCCCGCTTGGCCTACCTCTACCTGGGCCGCAATGGGCTGCAGGCCCTGCCGCCCGCCTTCGCCCGCCTGCAGAGCCTGCGCTGCCTGTGGCTGGAGGGCAATTTCCTCGCCCGCTTCCCCCGGGCCCTCCTGGGCCTGCCCGACCTCCGCAGCCTTCAGCTGGGGGACAACCGCCTGGCCCGCCTGCCCGCTGGGCTGCCCCGCATGGCCGGCCTGCGGGGGCTTTGGCTCTACGGGAACCGCTTGGAGGAGTTTCCCCCCGTCCTGCTGCGCATGGCCCACCTCCGCGTCCTCGACCTGGACCGCAACCGCATCGCCCGCTTCCCCGACCTGACCTGCCTCGCCGCCCTGCGCCTCCTCTCCTACGACCACAACCCCGTCCGGCAGCCGCCCAGCGTCGGGGATGAAGTCCGGCTGGTGGGCGAGGGGGCGCAGGAGTTCATGGAGGCGCGGCAGGAGCGCCTGCagagcctccagcagcagcaagaggaggaggaggaggaggaagaaggcacCGAGGCCCCACCGGCGGCCCCCGAGGACGGCTCCCCGCTTCTGGAGGATGGGGAAGGCGGCTTGGCAGCCCTGCCGGGCTCCCCGGGGGAAACATGA
- the SDHAF2 gene encoding succinate dehydrogenase assembly factor 2, mitochondrial — translation MAAAWLCSLPGRALCRRVLGPVCLRRGYRGDSPTDSGKDVLEIPLPPWQERPDEPLETKRARLLYESRKRGMLENCILLSLFAKENLHRMSEHQLNLYDRLINEPSNDWDIYYWATEAKPTPAEFEHDVMAMLREFAKNKKKEQRLRQPDLEYLFEPPR, via the exons ATGGCGGCGGCCTGG ctctgctccctgcctggccGGGCTCTGTGCCGCCGCGTTTTGGGGCCAGTGTGCCTCCGGCGTGGCTACCGTGGCGACTCCCCGACGGATTCGGGCAAGGACGTGCTGGAGATCCCCTTGCCCCCCTGGCAGGAGCGTCCCGACGAGCCGCTGGAGACCAAGAGAGCCCGGCTGCTCTACGAGAGCCGGAAAAGGGGGATGCTGGAGAACTGCATCCTGCTCAG CCTCTTTGCCAAGGAGAACCTGCACCGCATGAGCGAGCACCAGCTGAACCTCTACGACCGCCTCATCAACGAGCCCAGCAACGACTGGGACATTTATTACTGGGCCACAG AAGCGAAGCCCACGCCGGCCGAGTTCGAGCACGACGTGATGGCCATGCTGCGGGAGTTCGCCAAGAACAAGAAGAAGGAGCAGAGGCTGCGGCAGCCGGACCTGGAGTACCTTTTTGAGCCACCCCGCTGA
- the TMEM216 gene encoding transmembrane protein 216: MAPRSRQRSSAPLQVLLFLNGWYSATYFLLEAFIFVYKVLLLPYPFTNLVLDVVLLFLYLGTEATRIFFGSKGNLCQRKVPLSISLALTVPAAVMAAYYLLLQTYALRLEAILSAILLLFYAAELLLGVLALVSFSRYRRSAVPGAG; encoded by the exons ATGGCGCCCAGGA gccgcCAGCGCTCCTCGGCGCCGCTGCAGGTCCTGCTTTTCCTCAACGGCTGGTACAGCGCGACCTACTTCCTCCTGGAGGCCTTTATCTTCGTCTACAAGg tgctgctgctgccctaCCCCTTCACCAACCTGGTGCTGGACGTGGTGCTGCTCTTCCTCTACCTCGGCACTGAGGCCACCCGCATCTTCTTCG GGTCCaagggcaacctgtgccagcggaAGGTGCCGCTCTCCATCAGCCTGGCCCTGACCGTCCCGGCGGCCGTGATGGCGGCCTATTACCTGCTGCTGCAGACCTACGCCCTGCGCCTGGAAGCCATCCTCAgcgccatcctcctcctcttctacgccgcggagctgctgctgggcgTCCTCGCCTTGGTCTCCTTTTCCAGGTACCGCCGCTCGGCCGTGCCGGGAGCTGGGTGA
- the CPSF7 gene encoding LOW QUALITY PROTEIN: cleavage and polyadenylation specificity factor subunit 7 (The sequence of the model RefSeq protein was modified relative to this genomic sequence to represent the inferred CDS: deleted 1 base in 1 codon): MSEGVDLIDIYADEEFNQDSEFSNADQMDLYDDVLAASSQPAESRTANTEPPPEIRQEPSPKPNSKSPAILYTYSGLRNKRAAVYVGSFSWWTTDQQLIQTIRSIGVYDVVELKFAENRANGQSKGYAEVVVASENSVHKLLELLPGKILNGEKVEVRLATRQNLSQFEAQARKRVPPRAHSRDSVDSVDGRATPTENALPPARLEKPPSVLPFFNRPPAALPLMGLPPPPMPPPPPLSSGFGVPPPPPGIHYQHLMPPPPRLPPHLAVPPPGAVPPALHLNPAFFPPPNAALGPPPDTYGKAMAPYNHSSRELGPPPPPVSEVEFEEIMNRNRAISSSAISKAVSGASAGDYSDAIETLLTAIAVIKQSRVANDERCRVLLSSLKDCLHGIEAKSYSTSASSSSSRKRHRSRERSPSRSRESSRRHRDLLHSEDRHEDYFQERNREHERHRDRDRERDRHH, encoded by the exons ATGTCCGAGGGAGTGGATCTGATTGATATTTACGCCGACGAGGAATTCAACCAG GACTCCGAGTTCAGTAATGCTGATCAGATGGATCTGTACGACGACGTGTTAGCAGCCAGCTCGCAGCCCGCCGAAAGCCGCACCGCCAACACGGAGCCACCTCCGGAGATCCGCCAGGAGCCCTCCCCCAAACCCAACAGCAAATCTCCCGCCATCCTCTACACGTACAGCGGGCTGCGCAACAAGAGAGCCGCCGTCTACGTGGGCAGCTTCTCCTGG tGGACGACCGACCAGCAGCTGATCCAGACCATCCGCTCCATTGGCGTCTACGACGTCGTGGAGCTGAAATTCGCGGAGAACAGAGCCAATGGCCAGTCGAAAGG GTACGCGGAGGTGGTGGTGGCCTCCGAAAATTCGGTCCACAAACTCCTGGAGCTCCTGCCCGGCAAAATCCTCAACGGGGAGaaggtggaggtgaggctggcaACCCGGCAGAACCTCTCACAGTTCGAGGCCCAGGCTCGCAAAC GTGTTCCGCCGAGGGCTCACTCCCGGGACTCCGTGGATTCGGTGGACGGCCGTGCAACGCCGACGGAGAATGCCCTGCCGCCTGCCCGCTTGGAGAAACCCCCCTCTGTCCTGCCTTTTTTcaaccgc ccccccgccgccctgcccctCATGGGGCTGCCCCCGCCCCCCATGCCGCCCCCGCCACCCCTCTCCTCCGGCTTCGGCGTCCCCCCACCTCCACCCGGCATCCACTACCAGCATCTCATGCCCCCGCCTCCTCGACTGCCCCCCCACCTGGCTGTGCCACCCCCGGGGGCTGTCCCCCCAGCCCTACACCTCAACcctgcctttttccccccacccaaCGCGGCCCTGGGTCCTCCGCCGGACACCTACGGCAAGGCTATGGCTCCCTACAACCACAGCAG CCGGGAGCTcggccccccgcctccccccgtgAGCGAAGTGGAATTTGAGGAGATCATGAACAGGAACCGGGCGATCTCCAGCAGCGCCATTTCCAAGGCGGTATCCGGCGCCAGCGCAG gcGATTACAGCGACGCCATCGAGACCCTCCTCACGGCCATCGCCGTCATCAAGCAGTCCCGCGTGGCCAACGACGAGCGGTGCCGcgtcctcctctcctccctcaaaGATTGTCTCCACGGCATCGAAGCCAAGTCCTACAGcaccagcgccagcagcagctcctccag gaaaagACACCGATCTCGGGAGCGATCTCCCAGCCGGTCCCGGGAAAGCAGCCGGAGACACCGGGACCTTCTCCACAGCGAAGATCGGCACGAGGACTATTTCCAGGAACGGAACCGGGAGCACGAACGACATCGGGACAGGGACAGAGAAAGGGACCGGCACCACTGA
- the TMEM138 gene encoding transmembrane protein 138, whose product MLQTSNYSLVLFLQFILLFYDLFVNSFSELLRTAPAVQLVLFIIQDIAILFNVIIIFLMFFNTFVFQAGLVNLLFHKFKGTILLSAAYLALSISFHVWVMNLRWRDSSRFVWTEGLQTLFVFQRLAAVLYCYFYKRTAVHLGDPLFYQDSLWLRKEFAHFRG is encoded by the exons ATGCTTCAAACCAGCAACTACAGCCTGGTGCTGTTCCTGCAGTTCATCCTGCTTTTCTATGACCTCTTCGTCAACTCCTTCTCGGAGCTGCTCCGCACGGCCCCTGCCGTCCAGCTCGTCCTCTTCAT CATCCAGGACATCGCGATTCTCTTCAatgtcatcatcatcttcctcatgTTCTTCAACACCTTCGTTTTCCAAGCCGGGCTGGTCAATCTTCTCTTCCACAAGTTCAAGGGGACCATCCTGCTCTCGGCGGCCTACCTGGCGCTCAGCATCTCCTTTCATGTCTGGGTTATG AACCTGCGGTGGAGGGACTCCAGCCGCTTCGTGTGGACCGAAGGCCTGCAGACCCTTTTTGTTTTCCAGCGGCTGG CCGCCGTGCTCTACTGCTACTTCTACAAGAGAACCGCCGTGCACCTGGGGGACCCCCTTTTCTACCAGGACTCGCTCTGGCTGCGCAAGGAGTTTGCCCACTTCCGTGGGTGA